In Deferrivibrio essentukiensis, a single window of DNA contains:
- a CDS encoding DUF4442 domain-containing protein codes for MYFSPKVMKFLLNIYPPYVGAGVKIEYIREDWKELKVSMVLRWYNRNAVGTHFGGSLYSMTDPHIMLLLMNSLGRDYIVWDKSAEIDFVKATKKKVYCTVAITDEIINEIKDKTANGDKYYPEFTLKIIDGEENLIARVKKVLYVKKKF; via the coding sequence GTGTATTTTTCACCAAAAGTGATGAAATTTTTACTAAATATCTATCCACCATATGTCGGAGCAGGAGTTAAAATAGAATATATCAGGGAAGATTGGAAAGAGTTAAAAGTATCGATGGTGCTTCGTTGGTATAACAGAAATGCTGTAGGCACTCATTTTGGTGGCAGTCTTTACTCGATGACTGACCCGCATATTATGTTATTGTTGATGAATTCTCTTGGTAGAGATTATATAGTGTGGGATAAGTCTGCTGAAATAGATTTTGTAAAAGCAACAAAGAAAAAGGTCTATTGCACTGTCGCAATAACAGATGAAATTATAAATGAGATAAAAGATAAAACCGCAAACGGAGATAAATATTATCCGGAATTTACTTTAAAGATTATTGATGGTGAGGAAAACCTGATAGCAAGGGTAAAAAAGGTATTGTATGTGAAAAAGAAGTTCTAA
- the wrbA gene encoding NAD(P)H:quinone oxidoreductase codes for MTKVYVVFYSLYGHVYKLAEAVKKGAESVEGVSVKLLQVPELMSEEQIKNAGAFDAKESFSHIPVANVSDLADADAIIFGTPTRFGNMASQMKNFIDQTGSLWAKGALIGKIGSVFTSTASQHGGQETTLTSFHTVLLHHGMIVVGVPYSEQRLLNMKEITGGTPYGATTITDHDGSRVPSENELAIAEFQGRHVAEVAKKLKC; via the coding sequence ATGACAAAGGTATATGTTGTATTTTATAGTTTATATGGACATGTTTATAAATTAGCTGAAGCAGTTAAGAAAGGTGCTGAATCGGTTGAAGGTGTCAGTGTTAAGCTACTGCAGGTGCCTGAGCTTATGAGTGAAGAGCAGATAAAAAATGCCGGAGCATTTGATGCCAAGGAGAGTTTTTCACATATCCCTGTGGCAAATGTATCAGATTTAGCCGATGCGGATGCAATCATCTTTGGGACACCTACAAGATTTGGCAATATGGCTTCCCAAATGAAAAATTTTATAGACCAGACAGGGAGCCTTTGGGCAAAAGGTGCATTGATAGGCAAAATTGGTTCTGTGTTTACTTCCACCGCTTCACAACATGGCGGCCAAGAGACTACATTGACGAGCTTTCATACAGTGCTGCTTCATCACGGTATGATAGTCGTAGGTGTACCTTATTCGGAGCAAAGGTTACTTAATATGAAAGAGATTACCGGCGGCACACCTTATGGTGCCACCACGATTACTGACCACGATGGCAGCAGAGTGCCAAGTGAAAATGAACTTGCAATAGCAGAGTTTCAGGGGCGCCATGTTGCAGAAGTAGCAAAAAAACTAAAATGTTAA
- a CDS encoding TorD/DmsD family molecular chaperone, producing MLELKVPFDLQKIKETAKAGNWEDIVINFDRYDETAVINLSNILMFLSLAFRYPDVKVYSRLKESVRYFDDFFEEYTGQKLILDKVDDMQVEYTRLFVTNKDGVPASPYASVYLTDEGLLYSDYLIKLKDLMIKTGFELKEECKDLEDNIYIMLEYISIMIGRLNVDGISAAKGFFLVSYGLVLPMCEKFCKNIIEHARIDFYKVLAMGLLEFINDLDGIVEEVFCE from the coding sequence ATGCTTGAATTAAAAGTACCTTTTGATTTACAAAAGATAAAAGAGACCGCAAAGGCTGGCAACTGGGAAGATATCGTCATTAATTTTGACCGCTATGATGAAACAGCGGTAATAAATCTTAGCAACATTCTGATGTTTTTATCCCTTGCCTTTAGATACCCCGATGTAAAAGTATACAGCAGGCTTAAAGAGTCTGTTAGATATTTTGACGATTTTTTTGAAGAGTATACAGGTCAAAAGCTTATTCTTGACAAGGTTGATGATATGCAGGTGGAGTATACAAGACTTTTTGTGACAAATAAGGACGGCGTGCCTGCAAGCCCTTATGCTTCGGTTTATCTCACCGATGAAGGTTTGTTATACAGCGATTATCTGATAAAGCTTAAAGATTTGATGATAAAAACAGGTTTTGAGCTGAAAGAGGAATGCAAAGACCTGGAAGACAATATTTATATAATGCTTGAATATATTTCCATAATGATTGGCAGACTCAATGTGGATGGTATAAGCGCTGCCAAAGGATTTTTTCTTGTATCGTACGGTTTAGTATTGCCAATGTGTGAGAAATTTTGTAAAAATATTATCGAGCACGCAAGGATTGATTTTTACAAGGTGCTCGCAATGGGGCTGCTGGAGTTTATTAATGACCTTGATGGTATTGTGGAAGAGGTATTTTGTGAATAG
- a CDS encoding LysM peptidoglycan-binding domain-containing protein codes for MKKILLSLSLALFAFNGFTQDVHVVKKGDTLWDISEKYYKDNFKWPLIWKYNVHINNPDLIYPKEKLNIPVIVNDGEVLKLTDEATFKIGDSTKKGVEAAAGTVANKESANIANVGASKVVKLSDYELVLKKLPSEKVIATQEGKYFVSDGDILRVSIAKEKFAEGQEITFLRHLESFENGELLKIDGYGIVEKVEKDNAVVRVKKAFDSISKGLYVKAKKDEDMMKVSDQFVEVRSNRKGKVVYLSQSMTISGDGYRIVFDKGLKDGIKQGDIVEVVRIKSDGGFYREVRVGEAQVLYVNEDYATAAILSSTLEITRGDEVKLVKVAVY; via the coding sequence ATGAAAAAAATATTATTATCTTTAAGTTTGGCTTTATTTGCGTTTAACGGTTTTACACAAGATGTGCATGTAGTAAAAAAAGGTGATACCCTTTGGGATATTTCTGAAAAATATTATAAGGATAACTTTAAGTGGCCGTTAATATGGAAGTATAATGTCCATATTAACAATCCTGACCTCATTTATCCAAAAGAGAAGCTGAATATACCTGTTATCGTAAATGATGGTGAAGTGCTGAAGTTGACAGATGAAGCTACCTTTAAAATTGGCGATTCAACTAAAAAAGGGGTTGAAGCAGCTGCCGGCACTGTAGCGAATAAAGAAAGTGCTAATATTGCCAATGTAGGTGCAAGTAAGGTTGTAAAATTAAGTGATTATGAATTAGTGTTGAAAAAACTGCCATCCGAAAAGGTAATAGCTACTCAAGAGGGTAAATATTTTGTGTCAGATGGGGATATTTTAAGAGTGAGTATTGCCAAAGAAAAGTTTGCTGAAGGTCAGGAAATTACTTTTCTAAGACATTTGGAAAGCTTTGAAAACGGCGAGCTATTGAAAATAGATGGCTATGGTATTGTAGAAAAGGTAGAAAAAGACAATGCAGTTGTGAGAGTAAAAAAGGCTTTTGACTCCATCAGCAAAGGGCTCTATGTCAAAGCTAAAAAAGATGAAGATATGATGAAAGTGTCCGACCAATTTGTTGAAGTAAGGTCAAACAGAAAAGGTAAAGTGGTATACCTTTCTCAATCTATGACAATTTCCGGTGACGGGTATAGGATAGTTTTTGATAAAGGGTTAAAAGACGGAATAAAGCAGGGTGATATTGTAGAAGTCGTCCGTATCAAGAGTGACGGCGGATTTTACAGAGAGGTTAGAGTTGGAGAAGCTCAAGTGCTTTATGTAAATGAAGATTATGCTACTGCGGCGATTTTAAGCAGCACTCTTGAGATAACAAGGGGTGATGAAGTCAAGCTCGTAAAAGTAGCTGTTTATTAA
- a CDS encoding CoA-binding protein, producing MNNITDDFLKEFLKNAKDIVIVGASNKPERASNGIMKFLMGKGYNCYPVNPTEDEVLGVKAYKSIKDVPVTPDLVDVFRKSEACPEIVREAVEKGAKFIWLQEEVYSEEAKKIADENNIPIIMDKCIFKEFLRLKMVG from the coding sequence ATGAATAATATAACAGACGATTTTCTTAAGGAATTTTTAAAAAATGCTAAAGATATCGTAATTGTAGGCGCTTCAAACAAACCTGAAAGGGCAAGTAACGGTATTATGAAATTTCTAATGGGGAAAGGGTATAACTGCTATCCTGTAAATCCAACCGAAGATGAAGTCTTAGGTGTCAAGGCTTATAAAAGTATAAAAGATGTCCCTGTTACCCCTGACTTGGTAGATGTATTTAGAAAAAGTGAAGCATGCCCTGAAATTGTTAGAGAAGCTGTTGAAAAGGGAGCAAAATTTATCTGGTTGCAAGAAGAGGTCTACAGCGAAGAGGCAAAAAAGATTGCCGATGAAAATAATATCCCTATTATTATGGATAAATGTATCTTTAAAGAATTTCTAAGATTAAAAATGGTAGGATAA
- a CDS encoding rhodanese-like domain-containing protein, translating to MKRFLLALFCLMAFSFSVFAEANPVADNSKAMVSAAKQMVKEITPQELMDLIKGKANFVLIDVRTKEEVPAAKIEAKEYYNISRGLIEFMLPKMNIPTDKLIVTYCKVGGRGVLAAETLKRLGYQNVVNLKGGIKGWIEAGFPVTNPLGTFKMVPYELTGCAE from the coding sequence ATGAAAAGATTTTTATTAGCATTATTTTGTTTGATGGCTTTTAGCTTTAGCGTATTTGCTGAGGCAAACCCTGTTGCTGACAACAGCAAAGCGATGGTAAGTGCTGCAAAGCAAATGGTTAAGGAGATAACCCCTCAGGAGCTTATGGACTTAATTAAAGGCAAGGCAAATTTTGTGCTTATCGATGTTAGGACAAAGGAAGAGGTGCCCGCAGCAAAAATTGAGGCTAAAGAGTATTACAATATTAGCAGAGGTTTGATCGAATTTATGCTACCAAAGATGAATATCCCGACTGATAAGCTCATTGTTACTTATTGTAAAGTTGGCGGTAGAGGGGTATTAGCCGCAGAAACATTAAAAAGGTTGGGTTATCAGAATGTTGTAAATCTTAAAGGTGGTATAAAAGGATGGATTGAGGCAGGTTTTCCTGTAACTAATCCGCTTGGAACATTTAAAATGGTTCCATATGAACTTACTGGGTGTGCTGAATAA
- the pdxA gene encoding 4-hydroxythreonine-4-phosphate dehydrogenase PdxA, translating into MGLNKIVVTMGDPAGIGPEIICKLILDKQFCSQYDLTFVGSKTILKESFKRVFSITTFPDCKFIDVAGKEEISYMPGVLTPANGRLSIKYIAKAFNLIKSGKADAMVTCPINKKAINLAGLKYPGHTEYLGFLSKCDNFSMMLVGDKIKVVLVTTHIPIGKVAESITEDKIIKAVMNSHNAGKFFGNPNPKIAVAGLNPHAGDNGAISNEELQIISPAVNKCIEKGLNVYGPIPSDTLFARMLKGEFDIAVVMYHDQGLIPVKMESFGSAVNVTLNLPFIRTSVDHGTAYDIAGKGVASESSLKRAIEVADMMVNNVKFNTNI; encoded by the coding sequence ATGGGTTTAAATAAAATTGTCGTTACTATGGGCGACCCTGCCGGCATTGGCCCTGAGATTATTTGCAAATTGATTCTTGATAAACAATTTTGCAGTCAATATGACCTGACTTTTGTAGGCAGCAAAACTATTCTGAAAGAGAGCTTTAAACGTGTATTTTCTATAACTACTTTTCCTGATTGTAAGTTTATAGATGTTGCAGGGAAAGAAGAAATAAGTTATATGCCTGGAGTTTTGACACCGGCAAATGGAAGGCTTTCCATAAAGTATATCGCAAAAGCTTTTAACCTCATCAAATCCGGCAAAGCTGATGCAATGGTTACCTGCCCCATAAATAAAAAAGCTATCAATCTCGCAGGATTAAAATATCCGGGGCATACGGAATATCTCGGATTTTTAAGTAAATGTGACAATTTTTCAATGATGCTTGTGGGGGATAAAATAAAGGTAGTCCTTGTGACAACTCATATCCCTATTGGGAAAGTAGCTGAAAGTATTACCGAGGATAAAATAATCAAAGCTGTGATGAATAGTCATAATGCTGGAAAGTTTTTTGGCAATCCAAACCCAAAAATTGCTGTGGCAGGCTTAAATCCTCATGCAGGTGACAACGGGGCAATCTCAAATGAGGAATTGCAGATTATTTCTCCGGCAGTAAATAAGTGTATTGAAAAAGGGTTAAATGTCTATGGCCCTATTCCATCCGATACACTTTTTGCAAGGATGCTGAAAGGGGAGTTTGATATTGCTGTCGTAATGTATCACGATCAAGGGCTTATACCCGTCAAGATGGAAAGTTTTGGAAGTGCCGTAAATGTTACTCTTAATTTACCTTTTATCAGGACGAGTGTTGATCACGGGACGGCATATGATATAGCCGGAAAAGGGGTTGCAAGTGAGAGTAGTCTTAAAAGAGCTATTGAAGTAGCGGATATGATGGTGAACAATGTTAAATTTAATACAAATATTTAA
- a CDS encoding chemotaxis protein CheV, whose product MGIDHEILLEVGTNEFEVVEFIIRGEKEHYFGINVAKVREIILFPEIVRVPDSHPAVIGTANVRQKLIPIINLSYWLNIKHDYDPKKSKVIITYFNHQYNGFVVDDITRIHRITWADINDYASISDINLAESVLGVVNINDRLVQLLDFEKIVAEINPLTSMHNVEIDYTKQNLRRGKKIFLAEDSDVIRKLLKNNLEKAGYSVKAFENGKLLLNALTKEVPDIIVTDLEMPVADGTFLIRKVRESGELKNLPIIVFSSLASEENELKVLGIGANEFIGKPDLGIVINAIDKYVI is encoded by the coding sequence ATGGGAATTGATCATGAAATTTTGCTTGAAGTAGGCACAAATGAATTTGAAGTTGTGGAATTCATTATTAGAGGTGAAAAAGAGCATTATTTTGGTATTAACGTAGCAAAGGTTAGGGAGATTATCCTTTTTCCCGAAATTGTTAGAGTGCCGGATTCCCATCCTGCAGTTATAGGCACAGCAAATGTAAGACAAAAGCTTATCCCTATTATTAATCTCTCTTATTGGCTCAATATAAAGCATGATTATGACCCCAAAAAATCAAAAGTTATAATTACATATTTTAACCATCAATATAACGGGTTTGTTGTGGATGATATAACAAGAATTCATCGAATTACCTGGGCGGATATAAATGACTATGCTTCAATTAGTGATATAAACTTGGCTGAGTCTGTGTTAGGTGTGGTGAATATTAATGACAGACTTGTGCAGCTTTTGGATTTTGAAAAAATTGTTGCGGAGATTAATCCTTTAACTTCTATGCACAATGTTGAAATTGATTACACAAAGCAGAATCTAAGACGTGGTAAAAAGATATTTTTGGCCGAAGATTCAGATGTTATTCGTAAACTTCTGAAAAATAACCTTGAAAAAGCAGGGTATAGTGTTAAGGCATTTGAGAACGGAAAGTTATTGTTGAATGCTTTAACTAAAGAGGTGCCGGATATTATTGTTACCGACTTGGAGATGCCTGTAGCTGACGGGACATTTTTGATAAGAAAGGTGAGAGAGTCAGGTGAACTAAAAAATCTACCGATAATAGTGTTTTCCTCCCTTGCAAGTGAGGAAAATGAATTGAAAGTATTGGGGATTGGTGCCAATGAGTTTATCGGTAAGCCTGATTTGGGAATTGTTATAAATGCGATAGATAAATATGTAATATAG
- the ybgF gene encoding tol-pal system protein YbgF — translation MKKGIVTFVLPFLFIACAQDNQAIKQSISNLNEEIINLQKSIADMKVNVDELDRKISINEEKINGNSKAIAQVRNDMSYVTNEVTIMKTKVDSVSKSGNMQNTNVNNLNQTKSQAGNNENQIIVIEDNFSDKSSLYSYAYELFNSGKLFESKKKFEEFLALYPNDDLSDNAMYWIAEIHYSNNEYQECIDTLTNLIQKYPDANKVPDAYLKIALAKKEMGDIQGAKDTLNKLISLYPDSDAAKTAKSRLQGLE, via the coding sequence ATGAAAAAGGGGATAGTAACATTTGTTTTACCTTTTCTTTTTATTGCCTGTGCTCAGGATAATCAGGCGATAAAGCAGAGTATAAGTAATCTTAATGAAGAAATTATCAATCTACAAAAATCTATAGCCGATATGAAAGTAAATGTTGATGAGCTTGACAGGAAAATCAGTATTAACGAGGAAAAGATAAACGGCAACTCAAAGGCAATTGCACAGGTCAGAAATGATATGTCATACGTTACAAATGAAGTGACAATTATGAAGACTAAGGTGGATAGCGTTTCAAAATCTGGCAATATGCAAAATACAAACGTTAATAATTTAAACCAAACGAAATCGCAGGCCGGCAATAATGAAAATCAGATAATTGTTATCGAGGATAACTTTTCCGATAAATCAAGTCTTTACTCATATGCTTATGAGCTTTTTAATTCGGGAAAACTATTTGAAAGCAAAAAGAAGTTTGAAGAATTTTTGGCTCTGTATCCAAATGATGATTTGTCTGATAATGCAATGTATTGGATTGCAGAGATACACTATTCAAATAATGAATATCAAGAATGCATAGATACATTGACTAATTTGATACAAAAATACCCGGATGCAAACAAAGTGCCTGATGCTTATCTCAAAATTGCTTTGGCAAAAAAAGAGATGGGGGATATTCAAGGGGCTAAGGATACACTAAATAAACTAATCTCTTTGTATCCCGACAGCGACGCAGCTAAGACTGCCAAGAGCAGATTGCAAGGGTTGGAGTAG
- a CDS encoding MFS transporter, producing the protein MNFKNTILIIFSAILTFSALYAPQPLLPILSKEFNLSASTSGLIITFTLIPLSFSPFLYGIILETVSARKIILMALLLLGLSEIMLGFAVSFYQILGIRLFQGVLIPAILTSLMTYVSKLSNAENIQRVMSIYIASTIVGGFAGRAISGLISYVFNWRISFLFLGVCLIILVFFVKSLEKDVTLSVTRPKFSDILVVLEDKKFLVVFISIFLSFFCFAGLLNYLPDHLSKLSSKSNELKTGLAYSGYLMGVVVSLLSVKVIALLGYRKSLILGSTVYIMALLLFQMDNLLWIYINMFIFCGGMFMLHSVGSGFVNKNADKNKGIVNGMYVSFYYFGGIIGSYLPGLIYEKYGWSSFLILLSSMAGVILLLNLFAHKKLI; encoded by the coding sequence ATGAATTTTAAAAATACGATTCTTATTATTTTTTCAGCGATTCTGACATTTTCGGCATTATATGCACCTCAGCCTCTATTGCCAATACTTTCAAAAGAGTTTAACCTTTCTGCTTCCACATCAGGTCTTATAATAACTTTTACCCTTATTCCACTTAGTTTTTCACCGTTTTTATACGGGATAATATTGGAAACCGTATCGGCGAGGAAGATAATCTTGATGGCACTGCTTCTTTTGGGGTTGAGTGAAATAATGTTAGGGTTTGCGGTAAGTTTTTATCAGATACTTGGCATAAGGCTTTTTCAAGGGGTTTTAATTCCTGCAATTTTGACGTCCCTTATGACATATGTTTCCAAACTTTCAAATGCTGAAAATATCCAAAGGGTTATGTCGATTTATATCGCTTCAACCATTGTGGGCGGGTTTGCAGGTAGGGCGATTTCAGGGCTGATATCTTATGTTTTTAATTGGCGGATTAGTTTCCTGTTTTTGGGAGTATGTCTGATTATTCTTGTATTTTTTGTGAAATCCCTTGAAAAGGATGTAACTCTTAGCGTTACCAGACCAAAGTTTAGCGATATTCTTGTAGTGCTTGAAGACAAGAAATTTTTGGTAGTATTTATATCTATTTTTCTTTCATTTTTCTGTTTTGCAGGTCTTTTAAATTACCTGCCCGACCACCTTTCAAAATTGAGCAGTAAATCTAATGAGCTAAAAACAGGGCTTGCGTATTCGGGGTATTTAATGGGGGTTGTGGTAAGCCTTTTGTCCGTAAAAGTTATAGCATTATTAGGGTATAGAAAATCCCTTATCTTAGGTTCGACAGTTTATATAATGGCTCTGCTGCTATTTCAGATGGACAATTTACTGTGGATATATATCAATATGTTTATCTTTTGCGGCGGGATGTTTATGCTCCACTCCGTTGGGTCTGGGTTTGTGAATAAAAATGCAGATAAAAATAAGGGGATTGTAAACGGCATGTATGTATCCTTTTATTATTTCGGCGGAATTATCGGATCATACCTGCCAGGGCTTATCTATGAAAAATACGGGTGGAGTAGCTTTTTGATACTATTATCTTCAATGGCAGGAGTAATTTTGCTCTTAAATCTATTTGCGCACAAAAAGTTAATATAG
- a CDS encoding flagellar hook-basal body protein codes for MIQGLYSALSAIVAGDNRISLTANNIANVNSTSYKSQYSVLSELSKGGVKVISVNSDKSQGYLIHTGRNLDLAINGNGYFKVYGENGENLTREGNFYLDKNREIVNANGERLTDGLNLNNNDEISIDTKGNLLVNGQKVFKIDIFSDNDKPVPENSYEIIPGFLEASNVDLAKEIVNNIVDLRYVQANTKTIKTTDEMLGYILDIKS; via the coding sequence ATGATTCAGGGTTTATATTCGGCGTTAAGTGCGATTGTGGCGGGTGATAACAGGATTTCCCTTACCGCCAATAATATCGCAAATGTAAACTCCACCTCGTATAAGTCACAATATTCGGTTTTGTCTGAGCTTTCAAAAGGGGGAGTAAAGGTAATTTCTGTCAATAGCGATAAATCTCAAGGCTATCTTATCCATACGGGTAGAAATCTTGACCTTGCAATAAACGGAAACGGCTATTTTAAAGTTTACGGTGAAAACGGTGAAAATCTCACGAGAGAAGGCAATTTTTATCTTGATAAAAACAGAGAGATAGTAAATGCAAATGGGGAGAGGCTTACCGACGGGCTCAATCTAAACAATAATGATGAAATAAGTATAGATACCAAAGGGAATCTGTTGGTAAACGGGCAAAAAGTGTTTAAAATAGATATTTTTAGCGACAACGATAAACCTGTCCCGGAAAATTCTTATGAAATAATACCTGGCTTTCTTGAGGCTTCAAATGTTGACTTAGCCAAGGAGATTGTTAACAATATAGTAGACCTGAGATATGTGCAGGCAAACACCAAAACCATTAAAACAACAGATGAAATGTTGGGATATATTTTGGATATCAAATCTTAA
- a CDS encoding DUF3373 family protein, protein MRKLLSVILGVLLVSTFAFADSELDQLRKQIADLQTQVDTMNKFVSKNTRHTATDKLSISAEFMTRLDSTQYKNVRALPEFASDMMGLWLADSLAQTDGDVTDGVTSTAWDSNGDGFNDAFMSNYYADFGQVMMNPQIVGMLMSMGAPDPTTDQGGYQAFAMNTFAGMLSSRTVPAQYLDALKTTFGVIKPKKYDTNNDFMLTNRLRLRLSSKVNENLSFSGRLTMFKTFGDSTPFHFFNGTMGSMALDANSAQVPTDDTLRVERAYFVYKNSIGDVHWHFSFGRRPAAYGYGMENHENAVLGGSPAGTIIQMNFDGGSLGFDLADLTGIPGLNVKFCYGQGYEGGYGTLNSMNAQADVNDVHFFGAIVKLFDNEDYKVIYNWAHGYGLTDGFIGTAVFPFYVSGNDYNLDGQYDEYTLNPNYGGFVSRVEPMSEVGNIDLHSIIAQGYTFDFSWFASYSMSKTDPTNRSANPMYQFMGMDQMMDGTGHMYWLGVMTPELPFLGGKLGVEYNHGTKYWQPFILTYDAQKLATRGDVYEVYYHQPIVGNNFFATLGYIHYDYEYTNSGNFMGEPVKIEDATAFNTLMPVVDKVDQFYLKMTYRF, encoded by the coding sequence ATGAGAAAACTTTTAAGTGTAATTTTAGGGGTTTTATTGGTTTCAACTTTTGCGTTTGCTGATTCTGAACTTGATCAGCTGAGAAAGCAGATTGCAGACCTTCAGACTCAGGTAGACACTATGAACAAATTTGTGTCCAAAAACACAAGACACACTGCAACAGACAAGCTTTCTATCAGTGCAGAGTTTATGACAAGACTTGACAGCACACAGTACAAAAACGTAAGGGCATTGCCTGAATTTGCTAGTGATATGATGGGGTTATGGTTGGCTGATAGTCTTGCTCAAACTGATGGCGATGTTACAGACGGAGTTACTTCAACTGCATGGGATAGTAATGGTGATGGTTTTAATGATGCGTTTATGTCAAACTATTACGCTGATTTTGGCCAGGTTATGATGAATCCTCAAATTGTTGGTATGTTAATGAGTATGGGAGCTCCAGATCCAACTACTGATCAGGGAGGATATCAGGCTTTTGCTATGAACACTTTTGCTGGTATGTTATCTTCCCGTACTGTTCCTGCCCAATATTTAGATGCTCTTAAAACAACTTTTGGTGTTATCAAACCCAAGAAATACGACACTAACAACGATTTCATGCTTACTAACAGACTCAGATTAAGACTTTCATCCAAAGTGAATGAAAATCTCTCTTTCAGCGGCCGTCTTACAATGTTCAAGACTTTTGGAGATTCTACACCTTTCCACTTCTTCAACGGCACAATGGGGAGTATGGCACTAGATGCAAACTCTGCTCAGGTGCCAACAGATGATACTTTAAGGGTTGAAAGAGCTTACTTTGTGTATAAAAACAGCATCGGTGATGTTCACTGGCATTTCTCTTTTGGTCGTCGTCCTGCTGCTTACGGTTATGGTATGGAAAACCATGAAAATGCAGTGCTTGGCGGCTCACCTGCAGGTACAATCATTCAGATGAACTTTGATGGTGGTTCATTAGGATTTGACCTTGCTGATTTGACAGGTATCCCAGGGCTTAACGTTAAATTCTGCTATGGTCAGGGCTACGAAGGTGGCTACGGCACGCTCAACTCTATGAATGCACAGGCTGATGTAAATGATGTTCATTTCTTTGGTGCTATCGTTAAGCTTTTTGATAATGAGGACTACAAAGTCATTTACAACTGGGCTCACGGTTACGGCTTGACTGACGGATTTATCGGTACTGCAGTATTTCCATTCTATGTGTCAGGTAATGATTACAATCTTGATGGACAATACGATGAATACACTTTAAATCCTAACTATGGCGGATTTGTTTCACGTGTTGAGCCTATGAGCGAAGTTGGTAATATCGACCTTCACTCTATCATAGCTCAAGGTTATACATTTGACTTTAGCTGGTTTGCTTCATACTCTATGAGCAAGACTGATCCTACTAACAGATCAGCTAATCCAATGTATCAGTTCATGGGCATGGATCAGATGATGGACGGTACAGGTCATATGTATTGGCTTGGTGTTATGACACCTGAATTGCCATTCTTGGGTGGTAAACTTGGTGTTGAATACAATCACGGTACAAAGTACTGGCAGCCATTTATCCTTACTTATGATGCTCAGAAACTTGCTACTCGTGGTGATGTATATGAAGTATACTATCATCAGCCAATCGTTGGTAACAACTTCTTTGCTACACTTGGCTACATCCACTATGATTACGAATACACTAACAGTGGTAACTTTATGGGTGAGCCTGTTAAGATTGAAGATGCTACAGCTTTCAACACTTTAATGCCTGTAGTTGACAAGGTTGATCAGTTCTACCTTAAGATGACATACAGATTCTAA
- a CDS encoding c-type cytochrome gives MKKKLFTALVLATIAIFAVTSAYAAGDARKGKRVWKKSCRLACHDGSKAGVAALSPVSKTQAQWKAALPKIKECSAKAGLSDKDVEDMFEYLHSHALDSDQPETCG, from the coding sequence ATGAAAAAGAAACTTTTTACAGCTTTGGTTTTAGCAACAATTGCAATTTTTGCGGTTACTTCAGCTTACGCTGCTGGTGATGCAAGAAAAGGTAAGAGAGTATGGAAAAAAAGCTGTCGTCTTGCTTGTCATGACGGCTCAAAAGCAGGTGTAGCTGCACTTAGCCCTGTGTCAAAGACTCAGGCTCAGTGGAAAGCAGCATTGCCAAAGATTAAAGAGTGCTCAGCAAAAGCTGGACTTAGCGACAAGGACGTAGAAGATATGTTTGAATATCTTCACAGCCACGCTCTTGACTCTGACCAGCCAGAAACTTGTGGTTAA